In one Bactrocera tryoni isolate S06 chromosome 5, CSIRO_BtryS06_freeze2, whole genome shotgun sequence genomic region, the following are encoded:
- the LOC120779053 gene encoding zinc finger and SCAN domain-containing protein 23 has product MATFTTTTTAGAQHSIVQMASRQMPHGLGLLTTVASLPPKYRSRYLNLKAKCETPLDLSVKPNSPVPTNNNNSAELANDVPMAATFTEVYTEPSEEAVASQVFSESSEVSLVPITNEVYIVQDSAPQTEEAVVTITQIAKPITPPLTPTKRKHAVMLDEEATEQVFTVLEPQKTLQARENLAKLAKTVTHPTTKRDCTPTKPIKATDTAPKTVKAQPPATKSTKNKATRKLKFDEETSSPVSGTIIRPLEDITDGTVQYSNGDIDPKYNIVEITEETKAELAAIKNVIGDYICKLCRIKFDDAFGLARHRCACIVLLEYRCPECGKQFNCPANLASHRRWHKPKKTDTNNGGVSRKENRNTTNNASQISSTAALNEQSADLPYPCDICGKRFKRAAYLRKHQQTHNKKRTTSTTSVGGQLQETPALVADGGLSTASTAVMGSSYPSYAGSTASSSASSLHSYNGAIVEEEVISYATTNGSYIEYVDDEEDVRSTTSSSSSTAGYGRLQIVETGLTEEENIAAAALTNLRNCASVIQHTTLAH; this is encoded by the coding sequence ATGGCTACGTTTACGACTACGACCACGGCTGGCGCACAACACAGCATCGTACAAATGGCCAGCCGACAGATGCCGCACGGGCTGGGTCTGCTCACGACGGTCGCCTCGTTGCCGCCAAAGTATCGCAGTCGTTACCTGAATCTTAAAGCTAAGTGTGAAACACCGTTAGATCTCTCGGTGAAACCGAACTCACCTGTACCtactaacaataacaacagcgcaGAGTTAGCTAACGATGTACCTATGGCCGCCACATTCACCGAGGTCTACACGGAGCCCAGTGAGGAGGCGGTGGCATCGCAGGTGTTTAGTGAAAGCAGCGAGGTCTCATTAGTACCCATTACTAATGAAGTTTATATCGTGCAAGATAGCGCACCACAAACGGAGGAGGCTGTTGTCACCATAACACAAATCGCCAAACCCATAACACCACCGCTAACGCCCACCAAACGCAAGCACGCAGTTATGCTTGACGAGGAGGCTACGGAGCAAGTGTTTACAGTGTTGGAGCCGCAAAAAACCTTGCAGGCACGCGAGAATCTCGCTAAACTGGCAAAAACTGTCACACATCCGACTACCAAGCGCGACTGCACGCCCACGAAACCCATTAAAGCCACCGATACAGCACCGAAGACCGTTAAAGCTCAACCGCCTGCGACTAAAAGCACCAAAAATAAAGCGACGCGTAAACTAAAGTTCGACGAAGAGACGAGTTCGCCTGTATCGGGCACCATTATACGTCCACTAGAGGACATCACCGATGGCACAGTGCAGTACAGCAATGGCGATATTGATCCCAAATACAATATAGTTGAGATCACCGAGGAGACCAAAGCCGAATTGGCGGccattaaaaatgtaattggCGATTACATCTGCAAGTTGTGTCGCATCAAGTTCGATGACGCATTCGGTTTGGCACGTCATCGTTGCGCCTGCATTGTGCTGCTCGAGTATCGTTGCCCGGAGTGTGGCAAACAGTTTAACTGTCCCGCAAACTTGGCTTCGCATCGTCGTTGGCATAAACCGAAGAAAACCGATACAAATAATGGCGGTGTTTCGCGTAAAGAGAACCGTAACACTACAAATAACGCCTCACAAATCAGCAGCACAGCGGCACTCAACGAACAATCCGCGGACTTGCCTTATCCCTGCGATATCTGTGGTAAGCGTTTCAAGCGTGCCGCCTATCTACGTAAACACCAACAGACACACAATAAGAAACGCACGACGAGCACGACAAGTGTCGGTGGCCAGTTGCAGGAGACACCAGCGCTCGTAGCCGATGGTGGTCTCTCCACTGCATCCACTGCAGTTATGGGCAGTTCCTATCCATCTTATGCCGGCTCGACGGCATCTTCGTCAGCTTCGAGCTTGCATTCATATAATGGCGCTATCGTCGAAGAAGAGGTGATCAGTTATGCCACAACCAATGGTAGCTACATCGAATATGTGGACGATGAAGAGGACGTGCGGTCCACCACAAGCAGCTCTAGCTCGACGGCGGGTTATGGCCGCCTGCAAATTGTCGAGACCGGCTTGACGGAGGAAGAGAATATAGCAGCTGCCGCGTTGACAAACTTACGGAACTGTGCCTCGGTGATTCAGCACACCACACTAGCGCACTGA